Proteins from a genomic interval of Pararge aegeria chromosome 26, ilParAegt1.1, whole genome shotgun sequence:
- the LOC120635317 gene encoding protein PFF0380w-like, producing the protein MANKSVNKKQKLLLRKVELMNELKYYEARIQDALASHKGSSCYEDDSSDSEIEFTINAGISITELRLQKSQLQTCLRATQELTGVTILQSEVNVLVNAPTFEGEAPITEEGLWREVMAECKIDLVPFSVTFYTHQPGGRPASYRGLHVMPIKLVHERELARSVLATLTAPSDALEVLHGYAHAHRARRTSLARLADAYAHALHMEASPEGGYVLKCADLLQASWTLQNKWSPVAPFVHKMSFELEYMDESYVKTITQAHKQLCDPSLDTDDRTLLLAKIIDTCLDARRQIGPSNIDSDVDSQNSKRQTSDQEMDMPVTASEIMGPPKSFPKKTKLKGKENIAVTNERKKENDAIGKTEVATKKAEKGALNANSKNTIDKHSDKIDISETTNLKNSNKEETAKLPKTKTENVNKGNKKTKNIQKSKDNEITKTTDAIKTKVTLQAKSNSESTKNDDKPTENNSVPAKNDSKNLEITENKKNPEKKLKSKERKGNVASQIISTEKENNNVNVEQENVAMQNKNIQPKALKNRKTKPSVDEDEPKSKKPKTTVAETNINMVENSVNIKTTDMAAPKSKEKIVKEKLTTESTKNIVKASKLAKKPETVTTNQQAKTSNEGNKQNVEKDKQIVDNNPKSAKKQSDQTEINNDLKTNRNNKNIPNKGSTCSR; encoded by the exons ATGGCAAATAAAAGCGTTAACAAAAAGCAAAAGCTTCTTTTGCGTAAAGTCGAACTAATGAACGAACTGAAATACTACGAGGCGAGAATCCAAGATGCACTCGCCAGCCACAAGGGTTCCAGTTGCTATGAAGACGACAG TTCAGACTCTGAGATAGAGTTTACGATCAATGCTGGCATCTCTATAACGGAGTTGAGGCTCCAGAAATCCCAGCTTCAGACTTGCTTGCGTGCAACGCAGGAACTTACCGGAGTCACTATCCTACAGTCAGAAGTCAATGTTTTAGTGAATGCGCCTACTTTTGAAGG TGAAGCACCCATAACTGAGGAGGGCTTGTGGAGGGAAGTGATGGCCGAGTGCAAGATAGACCTGGTGCCCTTCTCTGTCACCTTCTACACCCACCAGCCG GGTGGCCGCCCCGCCAGCTACCGCGGGCTCCACGTCATGCCCATTAAACTGGTGCACGAACGCGAGCTGGCCCGCTCCGTGCTGGCGACGCTCACGGCGCCCAGCGACGCGCTCGAG GTGCTGCACGGCTACGCGCATGCGCACCGCGCGCGCCGCACGTCGCTGGCGCGGCTGGCCGACGCGTACGCACACGCACTGCACATGGAGGCCTCG CCGGAGGGTGGTTACGTGCTCAAATGCGCCGACCTGCTGCAAGCGTCGTGGACTTTACAGAACAAGTGGTCACCGGTCGCACCTTTCGTCCACAAAATGTCCTTCGAACTTGAATATATGG ATGAGTCATACGTGAAAACAATAACTCAAGCCCACAAGCAACTGTGTGACCCGTCATTAGACACAGACGATAGAACCCTCCTCCTCGCCAAAATCATAGACACGTGTCTAGATGCGCGCAGACAAATAGGTCCGTCTAACATAGACTCGGACGTGGACAGCCAAAACTCAAAGAGACAAACTTCGGACCAAGAAATGGATATGCCAGTTACTGCATCTGAGATAATGGGCCCACCTAAATCTTTTCCAAAGAAAACTAAACTTAAGGGCAAAGAAAATATCGCAGTGAccaatgaaagaaagaaagaaaatgatGCCATTGGTAAAACAGAAGTAGCAACTAAAAAGGCTGAAAAGGGTGCGTTAAATGCTAATTCCAAAAACACGATTGATAAACATAGTGACAAAATCGATATTAGTGAAACTACTAACttaaaaaacagtaacaaagaGGAAACAGCAAAGTTGCCTAAAACTAAAACTGAAAATGTTaataaaggtaataaaaaaactaaaaatatccAAAAATCGAAGGATAATGAAATTACTAAGACTACTGACGCCATCAAAACAAAAGTTACCTTGCAAGCCAAAAGTAATTCCGAGAGCACTAAAAACGATGATAAACCAACTGAAAATAATTCTGTCCCTGCCAAAAATGATAGTAAAAATTTAGAGATtacggaaaataaaaaaaatccagaaaaaaagttaaaatcaaaAGAGAGAAAAGGTAACGTTGCATCTCAAATTATATCTACTGAAAAAGAAAACAACAATGTTAACGTAGAGCAAGAAAATGTTGCgatgcaaaataaaaacatacagcCTAAAGCTTTGAAAAATCGTAAAACTAAGCCTAGCGTAGATGAAGATGAACCGAAAAGCAAAAAGCCAAAAACTACAGTAGCAGAAACCAACATTAACATGGTGGAAAACtcagtaaatataaaaacaactgACATGGCAGCCCCCAAAAGTAAAGAAAAGATTGTGAAAGAAAAACTAACAACAGAAAGCactaaaaatatagttaaagcTTCTAAACTTGCTAAAAAACCTGAGACAGTTACTACAAATCAACAAGCTAAAACATCAAATGAAGGAAATAAACAAAACGTAGAGAAAGACAAGCAAATAGTTGATAACAACCCTAAAAGTGCTAAGAAACAAAGTGACCAAACTgaaattaataatgatttaaaaacaaatagaaataacaaaaacattccAAACAAA GGAAGCACTTGTTCGCGCTGA
- the LOC120635316 gene encoding uncharacterized protein LOC120635316, whose translation MAGIGHSSLLKFFVDIPKITMSEHETISTRIESQVPRVQKIRSATETTFSKPEWENTPEPNTYDEEPQQIYIKGDVDTLSEGKEEEDIVTNKVIDSKEDDNTPDVKYKDNFGLSDKKDHDVIILKSEENAVYSPVITVTKEESTLTKGDVKLQKVVVSEDISDESKIQNRTLSVPETCSSNEVNTKIRGEVLAVPITIDKHTYEKNDIKKTQGGDQNDTKKIQTKIPKLRLKQVVEKIKKEKQAVRKEKEPEPAQKLNVSIPRIKDIQNHPQQNLDSVQNNKTQKVESPKVDDEFDKIYEEIIENEAFNNVPSPEKISNPIKLESKFEEIIHNYDENNVEPISIEKTKSKIPLLKRKSEQEIEIPPPSNRKHSLKRANTEDFKGKIPVAIAKEKALKSNVENIINGSTTDETTAGMKPNANSKSNFELLSTVDTPTVQNENTSTFMETKELSKISPTENFVLKPGKNNNSNIKDTAKCKIPVAFNSKETMESKINSTVLNKHPTRVNAIEKISSKISTDKTDQTNDKKDEKPQSYNVVTHNVRSSTVFLQSEKHTKQDNRHLTEANVDNKMNTEHTGSSLTIKNSNDVKHHTQNVIFDEPIVSKAEVLSLENPANYKTNQFYITSCNDSKSVNGSRLSENKHGLNASDIKNNNTTIQSPIKTVDSSGSSRKYHNKNADTILLPIEKENWKNNETSNIIENSNPIIVSNESIITTTGESKEIDTVVHNKVSENIHNVPEKLQKNGILEDPPAINTNIEEKEEEDIIMLKGKVDRVIRRLDSKDYKTVKKEIDDVPKGVSVISKIAIFDKGDSDTSSKTDVLDIKIIKATNQGIIVNDKPIIVNEILKNDANQNEINDKVETIGLVSTYVKVREENKTETTNNAHDMEFKEVNKTANRGVLKTKNLYKNSINEGNKIRRTVSSAVSENNEVFAKKDDEAACLEIWKEYRRKKELDSDIRRAKSLAELDLGDAVRGRVRQLVVRMSSVELAPATRARLYGKDSPVAGSVSQRIALYERKLTPCRGDDHPSRQASKPHAAEAKSLSEEELRRKIEELRSAKEKYGELDNMTYVELSDGGKMPVLALGTAMLEPALIAPVVSAALDLGYRAVDAAYVYGNEREVGSALRDKMRDGTVTRSELFIINKLWSTFHRRDLVEKACRQSLDAMGLDYFDLYLIHNPMSFKEGPNPLPKIANVLQYSEHDYLEAWYGIEGLVKKGLVKRGGLSNFNSVQIERVMDKGWIKPVVNQVECHPYLTQLRLEEFCLARNIKLSCFGVLGSKGTPPELTSGLPPVIDDPLVKVMAAGLGITPAQLLISYQHALGRSVVVKCSSASHLAQARAVVPLDAAHVAALNALNRNKRMFIFAGMGDTHRNYPFRIAF comes from the exons ACACCCCTGAACCAAATACATACGATGAAGAAccacaacaaatttatataaaaggaGACGTAGATACATTATCAGaagggaaagaagaagaagatattgtAACTAATAAAGTAATAGATAGTAAAGAAGATGATAATACACcagatgtaaaatataaagataattttggTTTAAGTGATAAGAAAGATCACGATGTTATCATTTTAAAATCAGAAGAAAACGCTGTTTATTCCCCAGTTATAACAGTGACTAAAGAAGAATCGACGTTGACGAAGGGAGACGTGAAGTTGCAGAAGGTGGTCGTCTCTGAAGACATCTCG GATGAATCGAAGATCCAGAACAGGACGTTAAGTGTCCCAGAGACTTGCAGTTCTAATGAAGTAAACACTAAAATACGTGGTGAAGTTCTAGCGGTACCGATAACAATAGACAAGCATACATACGagaaaaatgatattaaaaaaactcaag gAGGAGACCAAAATGATACAAAGAAAATCCAAACCAAAATACCGAAACTAAGGTTAAAGCAAGTTGTtgagaaaataaagaaagaaaaacaagcAGTACGTAAAGAAAAAGAACCTGAG CCGGCGCAAAAATTGAATGTATCTATACCGAGAATAAAAGATATACAAAACCATCCACAACAAAACCTTGATTCGGTGCAAAACAATAAAACTCAAAAAGTGGAGTCCCCTAAAGTGGATGatgaatttgataaaatatacgAAGAGATCATAGAAAATGAGGCTTTCAACAACGTCCCATCACCCGAAAAAATTAGTAACCCAATAAAACTAGAATCTAAGTTTGaagaaataatacataattacgACGAAAATAATGTCGAACCGATTAGTATAGAGAAGACTAAAAGTAAAATACCATTACTGAAACGTAAAAGTGAGCAGGAAATTGAAATACCACCACCAAGTAATCGAAAACACTCGCTGAAGAGAGCCAATACAGAAGATTTTAAAGGTAAGATTCCTGTAGCAATAGCAAAAGAAAAAGCTTTAAAATCGAACgtcgaaaatattataaatggtagCACAACAGACGAAACTACTGCTGGAATGAAACCAAACGCTAACTCAAAAAGCAATTTTGAGTTATTAAGTACTGTTGACACTCCTACAGTCCAAAACGAAAATACTTCCACATTCATGGAAACCAAAGAACTAAGTAAAATTTCTCCAActgaaaattttgtattaaaaccaggtaaaaacaataatagcAATATTAAAGACACTGCAAAGTGCAAAATTCCAGTTGCATTCAACTCTAAGGAGACTATGGAATCAAAAATAAACTCCACAGTTTTAAACAAACACCCAACTAGGGTAAATGCTATTGAAAAGATATCGAGCAAAATCTCAACTGACAAAACAGACCAGACTAATGATAAAAAAGATGAAAAACCTCAATCATATAATGTTGTGACACATAACGTAAGATCTTCTACAGTTTTCCTTCAATCAGAGAAACATACCAAACAAGATAATAGACATTTAACGGAAGCTAACGTTGATAATAAAATGAACACAGAACACACAGGATCTTCTTTGACAATAAAAAACAGTAACGATGTAAAACATCACActcaaaatgtaatttttgatgAGCCCATTGTATCCAAAGCAGAAGTGCTGTCACTTGAAAATCCTGCAAACTATAAAacaaatcaattttatataacttcaTGCAATGACAGTAAATCTGTAAATGGTTCACGTTTATCGGAAAACAAACACGGTTTAAATGCATcagatataaaaaacaataacacaACTATACAAAGCCCAATAAAGACAGTAGACTCATCTGGCAGTTCAAGaaaatatcacaataaaaaTGCAGATACAATTCTATTACCGattgaaaaagaaaattggAAGAATAATGAGACATCTAATATCATTGAAAACAGCAACCCAATAATTGTTAGTAATGAGTCAATAATAACGACTACAGGAGAAAGTAAAGAAATCGATACTGTAGTACACAACAAAGTATCCGAGAACATACATAATGTACCGGAAAAGCTCCAGAAGAATGGTATATTGGAAGACCCGCCCGCCATCAATACCAATATAGAAGAAAAAGAGGAAGAAGACATTATCATGTTGAAGGGAAAAGTTGACAGAGTTATAAGAAGGCTGGATTCAAAGGACTATAAGACAGTTAAGAAGGAAATTGATGACGTACCGAAAGGCGTCTCCGTGATATCGAAAATAGCTATTTTTGAT AAAGGTGATTCTGACACATCATCAAAAACAGACGTGcttgatataaaaattataaaagcgaCTAATCAAGGCATTATCGTTAATGATAAACCCATAATAGTTAATGAGATTTTAAAGAACGATGCTAACCAAAACGAAATAAATGATAAAGTCGAAACTATTGGACTAGTTTCGACGTACGTGAAAGTACGTGAAGAAAATAAGACTGAAACTACTAACAATGCACATGACATggaatttaaagaagttaataaaactgcaaataggggtgttttaaaaactaaaaaccttTATAAAAACAGTATAAATGAAGGAAATAAGATACGACGGACAGTTTCGAGTGCGGTCAGTGAAAACAACGAAGTGTTTGCGAAGAAAGACGATGAGGCGGCATGTTTAGAAATATGGAAGGAGTATAGGAGGAAAAAG gaGCTGGATTCCGACATTCGAAGGGCGAAATCCCTCGCGGAGCTGGACTTGGGAGACGCCGTGCGGGGCCGCGTGCGCCAGCTAGTGGTGCGGATGAGCTCGGTGGAGCTGGCGCCCGCCACGCGCGCCCGTCTGTACGGCAAGGACTCGCCGGTTGCGGGCTCCGTGTCTCAGAGGATCGCGCTGTACGAA aGGAAGTTGACCCCGTGCCGTGGCGATGACCACCCCAGCCGGCAAGCGTCTAAGCCACACGCCGCCGAAGCCAAGAGCCTGAGCGAAGAAGAACTGAGAAGGAAGATAGAGGAGCTGAGGAGTGCGAAAGAGAAGTACGGCGAGCTGGACAACATGACGTACGTTGAACTTAGCGATGGCGGGAAGATGCCGGTACTAGCACTCGGAACTGCGATG CTGGAGCCGGCGCTCATCGCGCCCGTCGTGTCGGCGGCGCTGGATCTGGGCTACCGCGCCGTGGACGCGGCCTACGTGTACGGCAACGAGCGGGAGGTGGGCTCCGCCCTGCGGGACAAGATGCGGGACGGCACCGTCACCCG CTCCGAGCTGTTCATCATCAACAAGCTGTGGAGCACGTTCCACCGCCGCGACCTGGTGGAGAAGGCGTGCCGCCAGTCGCTGGACGCCATGGGCCTGGACTACTTCGACCTGTACCTCATACACAACCCCATGTCCTTCAAG GAAGGGCCGAACCCCCTCCCCAAAATAGCCAACGTACTCCAATACTCGGAGCACGACTACTTGGAGGCCTGGTACGGGATCGAGGGCCTAGTCAAGAAGGGCCTCGTGAAGAGGGGAGGCCTCAGCAACTTCAACTCGGTGCAGATAGAGAGGGTGATGGACAAAGGGTGGATCAAACCTGTTGTGAACCAG GTGGAATGCCACCCCTACCTCACCCAGCTGCGTCTGGAAGAGTTCTGTTTAGCCCGGAACATCAAGCTGAGCTGCTTCGGAGTACTGGGCTCCAAGGGAACTCCACCAGAACTCACCAGTGGCCTGCCACCGGTCATAGATGACCCCCTCGTGAAGGTCATGGCTGCTGGACTAGGGATCACGCCTGCCCAGTTACTAATCAG CTACCAGCACGCGCTGGGCCGCAGCGTGGTGGTGAAGTGCTCGAGCGCGTCGCACTTGGCGCAGGCGCGCGCGGTGGTACCACTCGACGCGGCGCACGTGGCGGCGCTCAACGCCCTCAACCGCAACAAGAGGATGTTCATCTTCGCCGG aatGGGCGACACACATAGGAACTACCCGTTCAGGATTGCGTTTTAA